Proteins from a genomic interval of Brachybacterium vulturis:
- a CDS encoding acetolactate synthase large subunit produces the protein MNGQQMTGAKALVESLKHAGAEVVFGLPGGAILPTYDPLMDAEGLRHVLVRHEQGAGHAASGYAHATGKVGVCLATSGPGATNLITAIADAQMDSIPMVAITGQVGSAFIGTDAFQEADIVGMTMPITKHNFLVKNADDIPLVIKQAFHIASTGRPGVVLVDVTKDAQQAMTDFVWPEGLGLPGYRPTPRPHSKQIREAVSLLLEAKRPVFLLGGGVLRGRATEEVGELIEVSGVPFVTTLMARGALPDSHPSHLGMPGMHGTVSAVSALQRSDLIVNIGARFDDRVTGVLESFAPSAKIVHADIDPAEISKNRTADVPIVGEAAEIARALTAQLRERLAVADTRDYDTWWNTLKMLRDNYPLGWTETEDGFTAPQKVISRIGEISGPDSIFVAGVGQHQMWSAQFIKYENPYTWLNSGGLGTMGYSVPAAMGAKVGQPDKVVWSIDGDGCFQMTNQELATCVINDIPIKVAIINNSSLGMVRQWQNLFYDQRYSNTDLDTGHGSRRIPDFLKLADAYGCAGLRCERDEDIDATIAQAMEINDRPVVVDFTVSADAMVWPMVPSGVSNDEIQIAQGMSPEWERDI, from the coding sequence ATGAACGGACAGCAGATGACCGGCGCCAAAGCGCTGGTCGAGTCCCTCAAGCACGCCGGGGCCGAGGTCGTCTTCGGCCTCCCCGGCGGTGCGATCCTGCCCACCTACGACCCGCTGATGGACGCCGAGGGCCTGCGCCACGTGCTGGTCCGCCATGAGCAGGGCGCTGGCCACGCCGCCAGCGGCTACGCCCACGCGACCGGGAAGGTCGGCGTGTGCCTGGCCACCTCCGGGCCCGGCGCCACCAACCTCATCACCGCCATCGCGGACGCCCAGATGGACTCGATCCCGATGGTCGCGATCACCGGCCAGGTCGGCTCGGCCTTCATCGGCACCGACGCCTTCCAGGAGGCGGACATCGTCGGCATGACCATGCCGATCACCAAGCACAACTTCCTGGTCAAGAACGCCGACGACATCCCCCTGGTGATCAAGCAGGCCTTCCACATCGCCTCGACGGGTCGGCCCGGCGTCGTGCTGGTGGACGTCACCAAGGATGCCCAGCAGGCGATGACCGATTTCGTGTGGCCCGAGGGTCTGGGGCTGCCCGGCTACCGCCCGACCCCTCGTCCGCACAGCAAGCAGATCCGCGAGGCGGTCTCGCTGCTGCTGGAGGCCAAGCGCCCCGTCTTCCTGCTCGGCGGCGGCGTGCTGCGCGGCCGGGCCACCGAAGAGGTCGGTGAGCTCATCGAGGTCTCCGGCGTGCCCTTCGTGACCACCTTGATGGCGCGCGGCGCACTGCCCGACTCCCACCCCAGCCATCTGGGCATGCCGGGCATGCACGGCACGGTCTCCGCGGTCTCGGCGCTGCAGCGCTCGGACCTGATCGTCAACATCGGGGCGCGTTTCGACGATCGCGTCACCGGGGTCCTGGAGTCCTTCGCCCCGTCGGCGAAGATCGTCCACGCGGACATCGATCCGGCGGAGATCTCGAAGAACCGCACCGCGGACGTCCCGATCGTGGGCGAGGCCGCCGAGATCGCCCGGGCGCTGACCGCGCAGCTGCGCGAGCGTCTCGCCGTCGCGGACACCCGGGACTACGACACCTGGTGGAACACCCTGAAGATGCTCCGGGACAACTACCCGCTGGGCTGGACCGAGACCGAGGACGGCTTCACCGCCCCGCAGAAGGTGATCTCCCGGATCGGCGAGATCTCCGGCCCGGACTCGATCTTCGTGGCCGGCGTGGGACAGCACCAGATGTGGTCCGCCCAGTTCATCAAGTACGAGAACCCGTACACCTGGCTGAACTCCGGAGGCCTGGGCACCATGGGCTATTCGGTGCCGGCGGCGATGGGCGCGAAGGTCGGCCAGCCGGACAAGGTGGTGTGGTCCATCGATGGCGACGGCTGCTTCCAGATGACCAACCAGGAGCTCGCGACCTGCGTCATCAACGACATCCCGATCAAGGTCGCGATCATCAACAACTCCAGCCTCGGCATGGTGCGCCAGTGGCAGAACCTGTTCTACGACCAGCGCTACTCCAACACAGATCTGGACACCGGGCACGGCTCCCGGCGCATCCCGGACTTCCTCAAGCTCGCCGATGCCTACGGCTGTGCGGGGCTGCGCTGCGAGCGCGATGAGGACATCGACGCGACCATCGCCCAGGCGATGGAGATCAACGACCGCCCCGTGGTGGTGGACTTCACCGTCAGCGCCGACGCGATGGTCTGGCCGATGGTGCCGTCCGGCGTCTCCAACGACGAGATCCAGATCGCGCAGGGAATGAGCCCCGAGTGGGAGAGGGACATCTGA
- the ilvN gene encoding acetolactate synthase small subunit, producing MTPDSQTLSVLVENKPGALTRVTALFSRRGYNISSLAVGPTEHPEISRITVVVDVEQHRLEQITKQLNKLVNVLKIVQLDARSTVQRELILIKVTADNATRTSVLEIVQMFRAKVVDAAADSVTVEATGTQDKLTALLGMLEAFGIREIVKSGEVAIGRGGRAITDRSLLN from the coding sequence ATGACCCCCGACAGCCAGACCCTCTCGGTCCTGGTGGAGAACAAGCCCGGTGCGCTCACCCGCGTCACCGCGCTGTTCTCCCGCCGCGGCTACAACATCTCCTCGCTCGCCGTCGGACCGACCGAGCATCCGGAGATCTCCCGCATCACGGTGGTCGTCGACGTCGAGCAGCACCGGCTCGAGCAGATCACCAAGCAGCTCAACAAGCTGGTGAACGTGCTCAAGATCGTCCAGCTCGACGCCCGCTCCACCGTGCAGCGCGAGCTCATCCTGATCAAGGTCACCGCCGACAACGCGACGCGGACCTCGGTGCTGGAGATCGTGCAGATGTTCCGGGCCAAGGTGGTCGATGCGGCCGCCGACTCGGTGACCGTCGAGGCCACCGGCACCCAGGACAAGCTCACCGCGCTGCTGGGGATGCTCGAGGCCTTCGGCATCCGCGAGATCGTGAAGTCCGGCGAGGTCGCCATCGGCCGCGGCGGCCGCGCGATCACCGATCGCAGCCTGCTGAACTGA
- the ilvC gene encoding ketol-acid reductoisomerase: MAEIYYDDNADLSIIQGKKVAVVGFGSQGHAHALNLRDSGVEVRVGLREGSKSAAKAQEEGLTVGTVAEVAEWADLIMILTPDQDQRKVFAESIQPHLSEGKALAFAHGFNIRFGYIAVPEGIDVLLIAPKAPGHTVRREFVGGRGIPDIVAVEQDATGSAWDLALSYAKGIGGTRAGVIRTTFTEETETDLFGEQAVLCGGMSHLVQAGFETLSEAGYQPEIAYFEVLHELKLIVDLMFEGGIAKQRWSISDTAEYGDYVSGPRVVTAETKKAMKDVLADIQSGAFAQRFIEDQDAGAPEFTKLREEESTHQIETVGRDLRKMFSWSAQAVDSDYVEGSAAR; this comes from the coding sequence GTGGCTGAGATCTACTACGACGACAATGCCGACCTGTCCATCATCCAGGGCAAGAAGGTCGCCGTCGTCGGCTTCGGCTCCCAGGGCCACGCCCACGCGCTGAACCTGCGCGACAGCGGTGTCGAGGTCCGCGTGGGCCTGCGCGAGGGCTCGAAGTCCGCCGCCAAGGCCCAGGAGGAGGGCCTGACCGTCGGCACCGTGGCGGAGGTCGCCGAGTGGGCGGACCTGATCATGATCCTCACCCCCGACCAGGATCAGCGGAAGGTCTTCGCCGAGTCCATCCAGCCGCACCTGAGCGAGGGCAAGGCGCTCGCCTTCGCCCACGGCTTCAACATCCGCTTCGGCTACATCGCGGTCCCCGAGGGCATCGATGTGCTGCTGATCGCTCCGAAGGCCCCCGGCCACACGGTGCGCCGCGAGTTCGTGGGCGGCCGCGGCATCCCGGACATCGTCGCCGTCGAGCAGGACGCCACCGGCTCCGCCTGGGACCTGGCGCTCTCCTACGCCAAGGGCATCGGCGGCACGCGCGCCGGCGTCATCAGGACCACCTTCACCGAGGAGACCGAGACCGACCTGTTCGGTGAGCAGGCCGTGCTCTGTGGCGGCATGAGCCACCTGGTCCAGGCCGGTTTCGAGACCCTCTCCGAGGCGGGCTACCAGCCGGAGATCGCCTACTTCGAGGTGCTCCACGAGCTCAAGCTGATCGTCGACCTGATGTTCGAGGGCGGCATCGCCAAGCAGCGCTGGTCGATCTCCGACACCGCCGAGTACGGCGACTACGTCTCCGGTCCCCGGGTCGTGACCGCCGAGACCAAGAAGGCCATGAAGGACGTCCTCGCGGACATCCAGAGCGGCGCCTTCGCCCAGCGCTTCATCGAGGACCAGGACGCCGGCGCGCCCGAGTTCACGAAGCTGCGCGAGGAGGAGTCCACGCACCAGATCGAGACCGTCGGCCGCGACCTGCGCAAGATGTTCTCCTGGAGCGCCCAGGCGGTCGACTCCGATTACGTCGAGGGCAGCGCCGCGCGCTGA
- the serA gene encoding phosphoglycerate dehydrogenase, translated as MTRPVVLIAEELSPATVEVLGSEIEVRNVDGTDRAALLEAVKDADALLVRSATQVDAEVYAAARQLKVVARAGVGLDNVDVPAATTAGVMVINAPTSNITSAAELAVALILASLRNLGRADASVKAGKWQRKQLAGVELLGKTVGVVGFGRIGQLVAERLRPFGVNLLAYDPYVNHARAAELGARVVELDELMRESDVVTVHMPKTPETTGLIGAEQFALAKPSLHVVNAARGGLIDEEALFDALSGDRIAGAALDVYSSEPPAASETAKRLLDLDNVTLTPHLGASTAEAQEKAGVAVAKSVRLALAGELVPDAVNVAGGAIDDEVRPGVALADRLGQLFTVVAGESPELLDIEVHGEIASRDVTALKLSALRGVFRSVVTEQVSYVNAPVLAEERGITVQLVTDETSERFRNVVSLRGTLRNGEVVTVSGTLSGVDQEHKLIEVLGHALDVPLSDHLLIIRYEDGPGLIGTYGMRLGEAGINIAGMQVSRAGSTRGAEALVVLDLDESVDREFAEELGATIDARSIHAVDLVY; from the coding sequence GTGACGCGTCCCGTCGTGCTCATCGCCGAAGAGCTGTCACCCGCGACCGTCGAGGTCCTGGGATCCGAGATCGAGGTCAGGAACGTGGACGGCACCGACCGCGCCGCGCTGCTGGAGGCGGTGAAGGACGCCGATGCGCTCCTGGTCCGCTCCGCGACCCAGGTCGATGCCGAGGTCTACGCCGCCGCCCGGCAGCTGAAGGTCGTCGCCCGCGCCGGGGTCGGTCTGGACAACGTGGACGTGCCCGCCGCCACCACCGCGGGCGTCATGGTCATCAACGCCCCGACCTCGAACATCACCTCCGCCGCCGAGCTCGCGGTCGCCCTGATCCTCGCCTCGCTGCGCAACCTCGGTCGCGCCGACGCCTCGGTGAAGGCCGGGAAGTGGCAGCGCAAGCAGCTCGCCGGCGTCGAGCTGCTGGGCAAGACCGTGGGCGTGGTGGGCTTCGGCCGGATCGGCCAGCTGGTCGCCGAGCGGCTGCGACCCTTCGGTGTGAACCTCCTGGCCTACGACCCGTACGTCAACCATGCCCGGGCCGCCGAGCTGGGCGCCCGCGTGGTCGAGCTCGACGAGCTGATGCGCGAGTCCGATGTGGTCACGGTGCACATGCCCAAGACCCCCGAGACCACCGGCCTGATCGGTGCCGAGCAGTTCGCGCTCGCCAAGCCGTCCCTCCATGTGGTCAACGCCGCCCGCGGCGGCCTGATCGACGAGGAGGCGCTGTTCGATGCGCTCAGCGGCGACCGCATCGCCGGCGCCGCGCTGGACGTGTACTCCTCCGAGCCGCCGGCCGCGTCCGAGACCGCGAAGCGGCTGCTCGACCTCGACAACGTCACCCTCACCCCGCACCTGGGCGCCTCCACCGCGGAGGCGCAGGAGAAGGCCGGCGTGGCGGTCGCGAAGTCCGTGCGGCTGGCCCTGGCCGGCGAGCTGGTGCCCGATGCCGTGAACGTCGCCGGCGGCGCCATCGACGACGAGGTGCGTCCCGGTGTGGCCCTCGCGGATCGGCTCGGTCAGCTGTTCACGGTGGTGGCGGGAGAGTCGCCCGAGCTGCTGGACATCGAGGTGCACGGCGAGATCGCCTCCCGCGACGTCACCGCTCTCAAGCTCTCCGCGCTGCGCGGTGTGTTCCGCTCGGTGGTCACCGAGCAGGTCAGCTACGTCAACGCGCCCGTCCTCGCCGAGGAGCGCGGCATCACCGTGCAGCTGGTCACCGACGAGACCTCCGAGCGCTTCCGCAATGTCGTCAGCCTGCGCGGCACGCTGCGCAACGGCGAGGTCGTCACGGTCTCCGGCACCCTCAGCGGGGTGGATCAGGAGCACAAGCTCATCGAGGTCCTCGGGCATGCGCTGGACGTGCCGCTGAGCGACCACCTGCTGATCATCCGCTACGAGGACGGTCCGGGCCTGATCGGCACCTACGGGATGCGTCTCGGCGAGGCCGGGATCAACATCGCCGGCATGCAGGTCTCCCGCGCAGGCAGCACCCGCGGTGCCGAGGCCCTGGTCGTCCTGGACCTCGACGAGTCCGTGGACCGCGAGTTCGCCGAGGAGCTCGGCGCCACCATCGACGCGCGGTCCATCCACGCCGTCGACCTCGTCTACTGA
- a CDS encoding 3-isopropylmalate dehydrogenase yields the protein MSTTTPRAAAPDAAESSTLRLAVIEGDGIGQEVVPQGLRALRAALEPIGVTVETTDFDLGAGRWHRTGETLTDEDMAALAEHDAILLGAVGDPGVPSGVLERGLLLKLRFAFDHFVNLRPTRLYPGVASPLANPGEMDFVVVREGTEGPYVGNGGSLRTGTELEVATEVSLNTAVGVERVVRFAFEQAERRRQKLTLVHKHNVLVHAGHLYRRIVEQVGAEHPEVEVDYAHVDAMMIYLVQDPARFDVIVTDNLFGDIVTDLAGAVGGGIGLAASGNINPTGAFPSMFEPVHGSAPDIAGKNLADPTATVLSVALLLDHLGHVEPAAAVRAAVENDLAARAGSADLASRGTTQIGEALVAAIAGR from the coding sequence ATGAGCACCACCACCCCCCGCGCTGCCGCTCCGGACGCCGCGGAGTCGAGCACTCTGCGCCTGGCCGTCATCGAGGGCGACGGGATCGGCCAGGAGGTCGTGCCCCAGGGCCTGCGCGCCCTGCGCGCCGCACTCGAGCCGATCGGCGTCACCGTCGAGACCACCGACTTCGACCTCGGTGCGGGCCGCTGGCACCGCACCGGGGAGACGCTCACCGACGAGGACATGGCGGCCCTGGCCGAGCACGACGCGATCCTGCTGGGCGCGGTCGGCGATCCGGGCGTGCCCTCGGGGGTGCTCGAGCGCGGGCTGCTGCTGAAGCTCCGCTTCGCCTTCGACCACTTCGTGAACCTGCGCCCCACCCGGCTGTACCCGGGCGTCGCCTCGCCGCTGGCGAACCCGGGCGAGATGGACTTCGTCGTGGTCCGCGAGGGGACGGAGGGCCCCTACGTCGGCAACGGCGGCTCGCTGCGCACCGGCACCGAGCTCGAGGTCGCCACCGAGGTCTCCCTGAACACGGCGGTCGGCGTCGAACGGGTGGTCCGCTTCGCCTTCGAGCAGGCCGAGCGTCGCCGCCAGAAGCTCACCCTGGTCCACAAGCACAACGTGCTGGTCCATGCCGGGCATCTCTACCGCCGCATCGTCGAGCAGGTCGGCGCCGAGCATCCGGAGGTCGAGGTGGACTACGCCCACGTCGATGCGATGATGATCTACCTGGTCCAGGACCCCGCCCGCTTCGACGTGATCGTCACCGACAACCTCTTCGGCGACATCGTCACCGACCTCGCCGGCGCGGTGGGCGGCGGCATCGGCCTGGCCGCGAGCGGCAACATCAACCCCACCGGTGCCTTCCCCTCGATGTTCGAACCGGTCCACGGCTCGGCGCCGGACATCGCCGGGAAGAATCTCGCCGATCCCACCGCCACCGTGCTCTCGGTGGCGCTGCTGCTGGACCACCTGGGCCATGTCGAGCCGGCGGCGGCGGTCCGCGCCGCGGTCGAGAACGACCTCGCCGCCCGTGCCGGCTCCGCGGATCTCGCCTCCCGCGGCACCACTCAGATCGGTGAGGCCCTGGTGGCCGCGATCGCCGGACGCTGA
- a CDS encoding branched-chain amino acid aminotransferase produces the protein MSALDFTQTSTARRVDDDERTRILAEPGFGRYYTDFMVHARWTLEDGWGGAEIVPFGPVQLSPAAAVLHYGQEIFEGLKAFRHADGSVWTFRPERNAERMQRSARRLALPELPAGDFLSSLMAITAADEPWVPEATSEESLYLRPFMFASEEFLGVRASHCVDYYVIASPAGPYFPRGVQPLVVWISDEYARAGAGGTGAAKCGGNYASSLLAKREAAENGADEVMFLDSETHSSIDELSGMNVFAVTADGRLLTPSLTGSILEGVTRESILRLAADRGLEVIEQQLVMSEVLGQIDRGEITEMFAAGTAAVINPIGELRARGGSWTVGDGGSGEVTLALRTELTDIQYGRIPDRHGWLTRLV, from the coding sequence GTGAGCGCGCTCGACTTCACCCAGACCAGCACCGCCCGCCGCGTCGACGACGACGAGCGCACCCGGATCCTCGCCGAGCCCGGCTTCGGCAGGTACTACACCGACTTCATGGTCCATGCCCGGTGGACCCTCGAGGACGGCTGGGGCGGGGCGGAGATCGTGCCCTTCGGCCCCGTGCAGCTCTCGCCCGCGGCGGCGGTCCTGCACTACGGCCAGGAGATCTTCGAGGGCCTGAAGGCCTTCCGCCACGCCGACGGCTCCGTGTGGACCTTCCGTCCCGAGCGCAATGCCGAGCGCATGCAGCGCTCCGCGCGTCGCCTCGCACTGCCCGAGCTGCCGGCGGGGGACTTCCTGAGCTCGCTGATGGCGATCACCGCGGCGGACGAGCCGTGGGTGCCCGAGGCCACCAGCGAGGAGTCGCTGTACCTGCGCCCCTTCATGTTCGCCAGCGAGGAGTTCCTCGGGGTGCGGGCCTCCCACTGCGTGGACTACTACGTGATCGCCTCGCCCGCGGGTCCCTACTTCCCGCGCGGGGTGCAGCCGCTGGTGGTGTGGATCTCCGACGAGTACGCGCGGGCCGGGGCCGGGGGCACCGGCGCCGCCAAGTGCGGCGGCAACTACGCCTCCTCCCTGCTGGCGAAGCGGGAGGCCGCCGAGAACGGGGCCGACGAGGTCATGTTCCTGGACTCCGAGACGCACTCCAGCATCGACGAGCTCTCGGGCATGAACGTCTTCGCGGTCACCGCCGACGGTCGCCTGCTCACCCCCTCGCTGACCGGGTCGATCCTCGAGGGTGTCACCCGCGAGTCGATCCTCCGCCTGGCCGCCGACCGCGGTCTCGAGGTCATCGAGCAGCAGCTGGTGATGAGCGAGGTGCTGGGGCAGATCGACCGCGGGGAGATCACGGAGATGTTCGCCGCCGGCACCGCCGCGGTGATCAACCCCATCGGCGAGCTGCGGGCCCGGGGCGGCTCCTGGACGGTGGGCGACGGCGGCTCCGGCGAGGTCACCCTCGCCCTGCGCACCGAGCTCACCGACATCCAGTACGGCCGGATCCCGGACCGTCATGGCTGGCTGACCCGGCTGGTCTGA
- the cimA gene encoding citramalate synthase: MPNSPAPTAPIPGFHLYDTTLRDGSQQEGLTLSVADKLAVARHLDELGVTFIEGGWPGAVPRDTEFFARAAGELELRHARLAAFGATRKAGVPVAEDPQVAALVDSGAPTITLVAKSDLRHVTGALRTTAEENLAMVRDTVAHLVARGHEVFVDAEHFFDGFLHDADYTTAVLVAAHEAGAGVLVLCDTNGGMLPHQVTEIIATLRGRLEAAGAGDARLGAHTHNDTGCAVANALAAVRAGITHVQGCVNGYGERTGNADLITLMANLQLKMSMDLLPAETLAEATRIAHALGEIVNMPVTPRAPYVGASAFAHKAGLHASAIRVDPDLYQHTDPQLVGNDMRMIISDMAGRASIELKGRELGFDLAGEPELLSRLAAAVKQREAVGYSYEAADASFELLLLDQLGRVPSYSTVESWRAISQLGRDGTLESEATVKLLADGDGPHERKVAIAEGNGPVNALDLALRAALRERHPEVDEFELRDFKVRILDAHHGTDATTRVLVRTSGRGLEFQTVGVGPNVIEASWEAIYDAYTYGLFKSGV; encoded by the coding sequence ATGCCGAACTCGCCCGCCCCGACCGCCCCGATCCCTGGATTCCACCTCTACGACACCACGCTGCGCGACGGCTCCCAGCAGGAAGGGCTCACGCTCTCGGTGGCGGACAAGCTCGCCGTCGCCCGTCACCTCGACGAGCTCGGCGTGACCTTCATCGAGGGCGGGTGGCCCGGTGCGGTCCCGCGCGACACCGAGTTCTTCGCCCGCGCGGCGGGGGAGCTCGAGCTGCGCCACGCCCGGCTCGCGGCCTTCGGCGCGACCCGGAAGGCCGGGGTCCCCGTCGCGGAGGATCCTCAGGTCGCGGCGCTCGTGGACTCCGGTGCCCCGACCATCACCCTGGTCGCGAAGTCCGATCTGCGCCATGTCACCGGCGCGCTGCGCACCACCGCCGAGGAGAACCTGGCCATGGTGCGGGACACCGTGGCGCATCTGGTGGCGCGCGGGCATGAGGTGTTCGTCGATGCCGAGCACTTCTTCGACGGCTTCCTCCACGACGCCGACTACACCACCGCCGTGCTGGTGGCCGCGCATGAAGCGGGTGCCGGAGTGCTGGTGCTGTGCGACACCAACGGCGGGATGCTCCCGCATCAGGTCACCGAGATCATCGCGACGCTGCGCGGGCGCCTCGAGGCGGCCGGAGCGGGCGACGCCCGCCTCGGTGCGCACACGCACAACGACACCGGCTGCGCGGTGGCCAATGCGCTGGCCGCGGTGCGTGCCGGGATCACCCATGTCCAGGGCTGCGTCAACGGCTACGGGGAGCGCACCGGCAACGCGGACCTGATCACCCTGATGGCGAACCTCCAGCTGAAGATGAGCATGGACCTGCTCCCCGCCGAGACCCTCGCCGAGGCCACCCGGATCGCGCACGCCCTCGGCGAGATCGTGAACATGCCCGTGACCCCGCGCGCCCCGTACGTCGGGGCGAGCGCCTTCGCCCACAAGGCCGGTCTGCACGCCAGCGCCATCCGGGTGGATCCCGATCTCTACCAGCACACCGATCCGCAGCTGGTCGGCAATGACATGCGGATGATCATCTCCGACATGGCCGGACGGGCCTCCATCGAGCTCAAGGGCCGGGAGCTGGGCTTCGACCTGGCCGGTGAGCCCGAGCTGCTCTCGCGCCTGGCGGCCGCGGTCAAGCAGCGCGAAGCGGTCGGCTACTCGTACGAAGCGGCCGATGCCTCCTTCGAGCTGCTCCTGCTCGACCAGCTCGGGCGGGTCCCGAGCTATTCGACGGTGGAGTCCTGGCGGGCCATCTCGCAGCTGGGCCGGGACGGCACCCTCGAATCCGAGGCGACGGTCAAGCTCCTCGCCGACGGGGACGGTCCCCACGAGCGCAAGGTGGCGATCGCCGAGGGCAACGGTCCGGTCAACGCCCTGGATCTCGCCCTGCGCGCGGCACTGCGCGAGCGCCATCCCGAGGTCGACGAGTTCGAGCTGCGCGATTTCAAGGTGCGGATCCTGGACGCCCATCACGGGACGGACGCCACCACCCGGGTGCTCGTGCGCACCTCCGGGCGCGGCCTCGAGTTCCAGACCGTGGGAGTGGGGCCGAACGTCATCGAAGCCTCCTGGGAGGCGATCTACGACGCCTACACCTACGGCCTGTTCAAATCCGGGGTCTGA
- a CDS encoding glycine cleavage system protein R: MTTHAPTTAYVLTAIGEDRPGLVAALAAAVDEHGGNWVDSQLALLAGKFAGIVQVELPDERAQSFLEALPALADEVGLEVEATVAGDPGEVAPHSALHLHLLGQDRTGMVREVASALRSQGATIDGLRSWTREAPEGGGMLFEAEAEVRLPADADQDGVREALETIAAELMVDLELDTTE, translated from the coding sequence ATGACGACTCACGCGCCGACCACCGCCTACGTGCTGACCGCCATCGGAGAGGACCGCCCCGGCCTCGTCGCCGCCCTGGCCGCCGCCGTCGACGAGCACGGGGGGAACTGGGTCGACAGCCAGCTCGCCCTGCTCGCCGGCAAGTTCGCCGGGATCGTGCAGGTCGAGCTGCCCGATGAGCGCGCGCAGTCGTTCCTGGAGGCGCTGCCCGCCCTGGCCGACGAGGTGGGGCTGGAGGTCGAGGCCACCGTCGCCGGTGACCCCGGCGAGGTCGCGCCGCACAGCGCGCTGCATCTGCACCTGCTGGGCCAGGACCGCACCGGCATGGTCCGGGAGGTGGCCTCGGCACTGCGCTCCCAGGGAGCCACGATCGACGGGCTGCGCAGCTGGACCCGGGAAGCACCGGAGGGCGGCGGCATGCTGTTCGAGGCCGAGGCCGAGGTGCGCCTGCCGGCCGATGCGGACCAGGACGGGGTCCGCGAGGCCCTCGAGACGATCGCCGCCGAGCTGATGGTGGACCTGGAGCTCGACACCACCGAATGA
- a CDS encoding MFS transporter, with amino-acid sequence MTTSPAVASAQHTTVPPGAWRALVLVTIGFGVNFWAWALLSPLGPVYVERGLAADASLIVAIPVLVGSLGRIVMGALSDRFGGHLMFPLVSLLTVIPVLFLGFVGQYSYSTLLLGGFFLGIAGTTFAIGVPYVNSWFPPAKRGMATGLYGVGMGGTAISAFTTVPLLSSIGDVAPFVLTALALVAYAVVGWLFMRDAPTWQPSRKNILEQSVAVMKLKVTWQACYLYALSFGGYVAFSVFLPTMLQNWYGLEATDASFRMAGFVIVAVLMRPLGGTLADRLGAANTLLVSYAAVALAALTLTFQPALMPIGTVAFIVMAAGLGLGSGAVFALVAQTSDPSVVGSVTGFVGAAGGLGGFVPPLVMAAIHADRGSYAPGIAMLLVATLGAVVVTMFIARGARASTSAAP; translated from the coding sequence ATGACCACGTCCCCTGCAGTCGCCTCTGCACAGCACACCACCGTCCCGCCAGGGGCGTGGAGGGCGCTTGTCCTGGTCACGATCGGCTTCGGCGTGAACTTCTGGGCCTGGGCGCTGCTGAGCCCGCTCGGCCCCGTCTACGTCGAGCGCGGGCTGGCCGCGGATGCCTCGCTGATCGTCGCGATCCCGGTGCTGGTGGGCTCGCTGGGCCGCATCGTGATGGGTGCCCTGAGTGATCGTTTCGGCGGGCACCTCATGTTCCCGCTGGTCTCGCTGCTCACCGTCATTCCTGTGCTCTTTCTCGGATTCGTCGGTCAGTACTCGTACTCCACCCTCCTTCTCGGCGGATTCTTCCTCGGCATCGCCGGCACCACCTTCGCGATCGGTGTCCCGTATGTGAATTCGTGGTTCCCGCCCGCCAAGCGGGGCATGGCCACCGGCCTGTACGGCGTGGGCATGGGCGGCACCGCGATCAGCGCCTTCACCACCGTGCCGCTGCTGAGCTCGATCGGTGACGTCGCCCCCTTCGTGCTCACCGCGCTGGCCCTGGTCGCCTACGCGGTGGTGGGCTGGCTGTTCATGCGCGATGCCCCCACCTGGCAGCCGTCGCGCAAGAACATCCTCGAGCAGTCCGTCGCCGTGATGAAGCTGAAGGTCACCTGGCAGGCCTGCTACCTGTACGCGCTGTCCTTCGGCGGCTATGTCGCGTTCTCCGTCTTCCTGCCCACGATGCTGCAGAACTGGTATGGGCTCGAGGCCACCGATGCGTCGTTCCGGATGGCCGGTTTCGTGATCGTCGCGGTGCTCATGCGCCCGCTCGGCGGGACCCTTGCGGATCGGCTGGGCGCCGCGAACACCCTCCTGGTCTCCTACGCCGCGGTCGCACTGGCGGCGCTGACCCTGACCTTCCAGCCCGCTCTGATGCCGATCGGCACCGTCGCCTTCATCGTGATGGCCGCCGGCCTGGGCCTCGGCTCCGGTGCGGTCTTCGCGCTGGTCGCCCAGACCTCCGATCCCTCGGTCGTCGGCTCCGTCACCGGATTCGTCGGTGCCGCGGGCGGTCTCGGCGGTTTCGTGCCGCCGCTGGTGATGGCCGCGATCCATGCCGACCGGGGCAGCTACGCGCCCGGCATCGCCATGCTGCTGGTGGCGACGCTCGGAGCCGTGGTCGTCACCATGTTCATCGCCCGTGGAGCGCGCGCCAGCACCTCCGCGGCGCCGTAG